From Hymenobacter sedentarius, a single genomic window includes:
- a CDS encoding amidohydrolase family protein — translation MHAIGNVFSHGDNAREMEQLVKEFGLTPLQVLRQATSGNAQIFHLIDRGSIRPGLLADLVAVAGDPTQDVGAVRKVQLVMKGGVLYKQP, via the coding sequence ATGCACGCCATTGGCAATGTTTTCTCCCACGGCGACAACGCTCGGGAGATGGAGCAGCTGGTGAAGGAATTCGGCCTCACGCCGCTGCAGGTGCTGCGCCAGGCCACCAGCGGCAACGCCCAGATTTTTCACCTCATCGACCGCGGCAGCATCCGCCCCGGCCTCCTGGCCGACCTGGTGGCCGTGGCCGGCGACCCCACCCAGGACGTGGGCGCCGTGCGCAAAGTGCAGCTGGTGATGAAAGGCGGTGTGCTCTACAAACAGCCCTGA
- a CDS encoding DedA family protein, translated as MESLKHFFDLFLHLDKTLVDVVYNYGTWTYLVLFLIVFTETGIIVFPFLPGDSLLFAAGALAARPETGLSLWILIPLLIAAAFIGDNVNYLVGDYLGPRVFREDFRFLKRKYLDQTQAFYAKHGGKTIIMARFVPIVRTFAPFVAGVGTMTYRYFASYSIVGAVLWVVSLSVVGYLFGNIEVVKKNFELVILGIIALSVLPPLVSFVKSKMASTSAASSR; from the coding sequence ATGGAATCCCTCAAGCACTTTTTCGACCTCTTCCTTCACCTCGACAAAACCCTGGTGGACGTGGTGTACAACTACGGCACCTGGACTTACCTCGTCCTCTTCCTTATCGTTTTCACCGAAACGGGCATCATCGTGTTTCCCTTCCTGCCCGGCGATTCGCTGCTGTTTGCAGCCGGTGCGCTGGCGGCCCGCCCCGAAACGGGCCTGAGCTTGTGGATACTGATTCCGCTGCTGATTGCGGCGGCCTTTATCGGCGACAACGTGAACTACCTGGTGGGCGACTACCTCGGGCCGCGGGTGTTCCGGGAAGATTTTCGGTTCCTCAAACGCAAGTACCTGGACCAGACCCAGGCGTTCTATGCCAAGCACGGCGGCAAGACCATCATCATGGCCCGCTTCGTGCCCATTGTGCGCACGTTTGCGCCGTTTGTGGCCGGCGTGGGCACCATGACGTACCGCTACTTTGCCTCGTACAGCATTGTGGGGGCGGTACTGTGGGTGGTGTCGCTGTCGGTGGTGGGCTATTTGTTTGGCAACATCGAGGTGGTGAAGAAGAACTTTGAGCTGGTAATTCTCGGCATCATTGCGCTGTCGGTGCTGCCGCCGCTGGTTTCGTTTGTGAAAAGCAAAATGGCCAGTACCTCGGCCGCCAGCTCGCGCTAG
- a CDS encoding tetratricopeptide repeat protein produces MKKLLFLCWLMALAASAQVQAQVTARLQAAVRNHVQADTGRVNLLNALALAQYATAPQQTFAAYQEVLPLARRLHYAPGEAEALLGLGFYHRFRNEYGPAIAYTQQAQQIFRRLGDGLNLVKCLYNLSYIEFGQGHFAQAMAYSLDGLRQAEALHNKHWAILLYSQLGNTYLQLGEYDKAHQYLVQGLRLAEPAGDLSGIGHCAMILGDVYRQQGHWAQARRYYERGLATSTGNSADKGITLTLLRIGAMDERMGLYREAFATGFRILRRIKRLSDVGSLPEAQLLLAQAHLHAGRLDSALVYGRQALRAGQRSGTKSTSRDASEVLAEASARLGHFADAYRYHVSFKAYQDSLNSQDLSHRTAALQYQFELDKKQSQIRLLTRNEQLIRQKNQQQRWLLLGAMVGLAAVGGLSGLLWRNNRAKQRANARLEQQQQALKAAQAQLIQKEKMASLGELTAGIAHEMQNPLNFVNNFADVSAELVEELAEEHQRIARDTALETELMDSLRQNLHKISGHGRRAARIVTGMLEHARPISGVRQPTNLNALVAEYLRLAAHGPHTTAPAFHPTLITDFAADLGLVEVVPQEIGRVLLNVYANALYAVQQKAATLGPTYHPEIVVSTRRCAAQVEIRVRDNGVGMPAAVKEKAFQPFFTTKPAGEGTGLGLSLSYDIITQGHGGTLSLESQEGECTEVVLAFPLAQAT; encoded by the coding sequence ATGAAAAAACTGCTCTTCCTCTGCTGGCTCATGGCACTGGCAGCAAGTGCGCAGGTGCAGGCCCAGGTCACGGCGCGCCTGCAGGCTGCCGTGCGGAACCACGTGCAGGCCGATACCGGGCGCGTGAACCTGCTCAATGCGCTGGCTTTGGCTCAATATGCGACTGCGCCCCAGCAAACCTTCGCGGCTTACCAGGAAGTCCTGCCCCTTGCCCGCCGATTGCACTATGCCCCCGGGGAAGCGGAAGCACTGCTGGGATTGGGCTTTTATCACCGGTTTCGAAACGAGTACGGGCCCGCAATAGCCTATACGCAACAAGCGCAGCAGATATTCCGGCGGCTCGGCGACGGCCTGAACCTGGTGAAATGCCTGTATAACCTATCGTATATCGAATTTGGGCAAGGCCATTTTGCACAAGCTATGGCCTACAGCTTAGACGGCTTGCGCCAGGCCGAAGCCCTGCACAATAAGCACTGGGCCATTTTGCTCTATAGCCAACTGGGCAATACCTACCTGCAGCTAGGGGAATACGATAAGGCCCACCAGTACTTGGTGCAGGGCTTGCGCTTGGCCGAACCGGCGGGTGACCTGAGCGGAATTGGCCACTGCGCCATGATTCTGGGCGACGTGTACCGCCAGCAAGGCCACTGGGCGCAGGCCCGTCGGTATTACGAGCGGGGCTTGGCAACTTCCACTGGGAACTCCGCAGATAAAGGCATTACCCTGACCCTTCTGCGAATTGGGGCCATGGACGAGCGAATGGGGCTTTACCGGGAAGCCTTCGCTACGGGCTTCCGGATTTTGCGCCGGATAAAGCGACTGAGTGACGTGGGCAGCCTGCCCGAGGCCCAGCTGCTCCTGGCCCAGGCACACCTGCACGCGGGGCGGCTCGATAGCGCCTTGGTGTACGGGCGGCAGGCATTGCGGGCCGGCCAGCGCAGCGGCACCAAAAGCACCAGCCGTGACGCCAGCGAGGTACTAGCGGAAGCCAGCGCTCGGCTGGGGCACTTCGCCGATGCCTACCGCTACCACGTGTCGTTTAAAGCGTATCAGGACAGCCTCAATAGCCAGGACCTCAGCCACCGCACGGCCGCGCTGCAATACCAGTTTGAGCTGGATAAGAAGCAGTCCCAAATCCGGTTGCTGACCCGCAACGAGCAGCTGATTCGGCAGAAAAACCAGCAGCAGCGCTGGCTGCTGCTCGGGGCCATGGTGGGCTTGGCGGCAGTAGGCGGGTTGAGCGGCTTGCTCTGGCGCAACAACCGGGCGAAGCAGCGAGCCAATGCCCGGCTCGAACAGCAGCAGCAGGCCCTCAAGGCCGCGCAAGCCCAACTCATTCAAAAAGAAAAGATGGCCTCGCTGGGCGAGCTCACCGCCGGCATTGCCCACGAGATGCAGAACCCGCTCAACTTTGTCAACAACTTCGCCGATGTGTCGGCGGAGCTTGTCGAAGAGTTGGCGGAGGAGCACCAACGCATCGCCCGCGATACGGCGCTGGAAACCGAGCTCATGGACAGTTTGCGGCAGAACCTGCACAAAATCAGCGGCCACGGGCGGCGGGCGGCCCGCATCGTGACCGGCATGCTGGAGCACGCCCGCCCAATCAGCGGCGTGCGCCAGCCCACCAACCTAAATGCACTGGTAGCAGAATACCTACGGCTCGCGGCCCACGGCCCCCACACAACGGCCCCCGCCTTCCACCCTACGCTCATCACCGACTTTGCGGCCGATTTGGGCTTGGTTGAGGTCGTGCCTCAGGAAATAGGGCGGGTGCTGCTGAATGTGTACGCCAATGCCCTCTACGCCGTGCAGCAAAAAGCTGCCACGCTCGGCCCAACGTACCACCCCGAAATCGTAGTCAGCACGCGGCGTTGCGCGGCGCAGGTCGAAATCCGGGTGCGCGATAATGGAGTGGGCATGCCCGCGGCGGTGAAGGAAAAGGCGTTTCAGCCCTTCTTCACGACCAAGCCTGCGGGCGAGGGCACCGGATTGGGCCTCTCGCTCAGCTATGACATCATTACCCAAGGCCACGGCGGTACGCTCAGCTTAGAATCTCAGGAAGGAGAATGCACCGAAGTGGTGCTCGCATTTCCATTGGCTCAGGCCACTTGA
- the uvrB gene encoding excinuclease ABC subunit UvrB: protein MEYHLTSEFKPTGDQPTAIAKLVEGVNNGEHAQVLLGATGTGKTFTMANVIAQTGKPALVLCHNKTLAAQLYGEFKAFFPNNAVEYYISYYDYYQPEAYIASSDVFIEKDMAINQEIEKLRLHATSTLLSGRRDIVVIASVSCIYGIGNPEEFAKNVIFLKPGMRYTRNNLLYQFVQILYSRTEVEFTRGTFRVKGDTVDVFPAYADHAFRLYFFGDEIESVHKIDPVSGKKLSDEANGVALYPANLFVTGKETLNTAIKQIQDDMVLQHAYFEKEGRDAEAKRIMERTEFDLEMIRELGYCSGIENYSRYFDGRTPGSRPFCLLDYFPDDYLLVVDESHATMPQIRAMWGGDRSRKTALIEYGFRLPSALDNRPLTFNEFESMYRQAVYVSATPSDYELTQAGGVVVEQIIRPTGLLDPEIDIRPSVNQIDDLLDEVDERVKQGDRVLVTTLTKRMAEELSKYMDRLGIKVEYVHSDVKTLDRVEILRKLRLGEIDVLIGVNLLREGLDLPEVSLVAILDADKEGFLRDQRSLIQTMGRAARNDKGKVIMYADRITGSMQRAIDETNRRRATQAAYNEANGITPRTVRKSHAEILGQTSLSDYRVLDNQAYAGPDSDGAALALAAEPVVAMMTRPELEKLIKTTEKQMEAAAKELDFLQAAKLRDELAALKTMLKGKRD, encoded by the coding sequence ATGGAGTACCACCTGACCTCTGAATTTAAGCCGACTGGCGACCAACCCACGGCCATTGCCAAGCTCGTGGAGGGCGTAAACAACGGCGAGCATGCCCAGGTGCTGCTCGGCGCCACCGGCACCGGCAAAACCTTCACCATGGCCAACGTCATTGCCCAGACCGGCAAGCCGGCCCTGGTGCTCTGCCACAACAAAACCCTGGCCGCGCAGCTCTACGGCGAATTCAAGGCGTTTTTCCCGAACAACGCCGTCGAGTACTACATCAGCTATTACGACTACTACCAGCCCGAGGCCTACATCGCCAGCTCCGATGTGTTCATCGAGAAGGACATGGCCATCAACCAGGAAATCGAGAAGCTGCGGCTGCACGCCACTTCTACCCTGCTCAGCGGCCGGCGCGACATCGTCGTCATCGCCTCGGTGTCGTGCATCTACGGCATTGGCAACCCCGAGGAATTCGCCAAAAACGTCATTTTCCTGAAGCCGGGCATGCGCTACACGCGCAATAACCTGCTGTATCAGTTCGTACAGATTCTTTATTCGCGCACCGAGGTAGAGTTTACGCGCGGCACTTTCCGGGTGAAGGGCGACACGGTGGACGTCTTTCCGGCCTATGCCGACCACGCGTTCCGCCTCTACTTCTTCGGCGATGAAATTGAGTCGGTGCACAAGATTGACCCGGTGAGCGGCAAGAAGCTCTCGGACGAAGCCAACGGCGTGGCCCTGTACCCGGCCAATCTGTTTGTGACCGGCAAGGAAACGCTGAACACGGCCATCAAGCAGATTCAAGACGACATGGTGCTGCAGCACGCGTACTTCGAAAAGGAAGGCCGCGACGCCGAAGCCAAGCGCATCATGGAGCGCACCGAGTTCGACCTGGAGATGATTCGGGAATTGGGCTACTGCTCAGGCATCGAGAACTATTCGCGCTACTTTGATGGGCGCACGCCGGGCTCGCGGCCCTTCTGCCTGCTCGACTACTTCCCCGACGACTACCTGCTGGTGGTGGACGAAAGCCACGCCACCATGCCCCAAATCCGGGCCATGTGGGGCGGCGACCGCAGCCGCAAAACCGCTCTCATCGAGTACGGCTTCCGCCTGCCCTCGGCGCTCGACAACCGGCCGTTGACCTTCAACGAGTTCGAAAGTATGTACCGGCAGGCTGTGTATGTGTCGGCCACGCCTTCGGATTATGAACTGACCCAAGCGGGTGGCGTGGTGGTGGAGCAGATTATCCGGCCCACCGGCCTGCTCGACCCCGAAATTGACATTCGCCCCAGCGTCAATCAGATTGACGACCTGCTCGACGAAGTGGACGAGCGGGTGAAGCAGGGCGACCGGGTGCTAGTGACCACCCTCACCAAGCGCATGGCCGAAGAGCTGAGCAAGTACATGGACCGCCTCGGCATCAAGGTAGAATACGTGCACTCCGACGTGAAGACGCTGGACCGCGTGGAAATCCTGCGCAAGCTGCGCCTGGGCGAAATCGATGTGCTCATCGGCGTGAACCTGTTGCGCGAGGGCCTCGACTTGCCCGAAGTGAGCCTGGTGGCCATCCTCGATGCCGACAAGGAAGGATTCCTGCGCGACCAGCGCAGCCTGATTCAGACCATGGGCCGTGCCGCACGAAACGACAAGGGCAAGGTCATCATGTACGCCGACCGCATCACGGGCTCCATGCAGCGCGCCATCGACGAAACCAATCGCCGCCGCGCCACCCAGGCCGCCTACAACGAGGCGAATGGCATCACGCCGCGCACGGTGCGCAAGAGCCACGCCGAAATCTTGGGCCAGACGTCGCTGTCCGACTACCGCGTACTCGACAACCAGGCCTACGCCGGCCCCGATTCCGACGGGGCCGCCCTGGCGCTGGCCGCCGAGCCCGTGGTGGCCATGATGACCCGCCCCGAGCTGGAAAAGCTCATCAAAACCACCGAGAAGCAGATGGAAGCCGCGGCTAAAGAGCTCGACTTCCTGCAAGCCGCCAAGCTGCGCGACGAGCTGGCGGCCTTGAAAACCATGCTCAAGGGCAAGCGTGACTAG
- a CDS encoding head GIN domain-containing protein has product MKISVWSSALAIAAVTLASCTAQAQVKQPRQVGSFQAVQSGGGIDVYLTQGPNTKVVVEASPEAQEHVVTEVQDGTLKIGWERNYSLKNLLKGKGNVNVYITCPRLTGLAMSGGADAKGESNFTADDFNLEASGGSDVKLTLTAKTLRSVASGGSDVDLAGRVDRQKVEVSGGSDYNAFALQSNTASVNASGGSVVKISVEGELNSSASGGSDVRYKGNARLVNASHSGGSSVRRVQ; this is encoded by the coding sequence ATGAAAATCTCTGTTTGGTCCTCCGCGTTGGCCATTGCGGCCGTCACCCTTGCTTCCTGCACGGCGCAGGCCCAGGTAAAGCAGCCCCGCCAGGTGGGCAGCTTCCAGGCGGTGCAGTCCGGCGGTGGCATTGATGTCTACCTGACCCAAGGCCCCAACACCAAGGTGGTGGTGGAAGCCTCGCCGGAAGCCCAGGAGCACGTGGTGACGGAAGTGCAGGACGGCACCCTGAAAATCGGTTGGGAGCGGAATTACTCGTTGAAGAACCTGCTGAAAGGCAAGGGTAACGTCAACGTATACATCACCTGCCCCCGCCTTACCGGCTTGGCCATGAGCGGGGGCGCCGATGCCAAAGGCGAATCCAATTTCACCGCCGACGATTTCAACCTGGAAGCCAGCGGCGGCTCCGACGTGAAGCTCACCCTAACCGCCAAGACCTTGCGCAGCGTGGCTTCGGGCGGCAGTGACGTGGACCTGGCCGGCCGCGTCGACCGCCAGAAAGTAGAGGTAAGCGGTGGCTCCGACTACAACGCATTTGCCCTGCAAAGCAACACTGCCAGCGTCAACGCCAGCGGCGGCTCCGTTGTCAAGATATCCGTCGAAGGCGAGCTTAACTCCAGCGCTTCCGGTGGCAGCGACGTGCGCTACAAGGGCAACGCTCGCCTGGTCAACGCTTCGCACAGCGGCGGCAGCAGTGTGCGCCGGGTGCAGTAA
- a CDS encoding RNA polymerase sigma factor encodes MSTATWFAFGADDVLPDQTPVAPRLTASRATVTGAPTEAELIDGCLRGRQLAQKLLYDKYAGKMMAVCLRYAQTTFEAEDVLQEGFLTVFRTLASFRRECPLEFWIRRIMVNAALRQHRRNASLVAVSDGEYPETLASEEFTLSNYNFQELLEMVQELAPRYRMVFNLYAIEGYNHKEIGELLGITEGTSKSQYSRARVILQTKLERLGTPIRHVS; translated from the coding sequence ATGAGCACTGCTACCTGGTTTGCTTTTGGTGCCGACGACGTGCTGCCCGACCAAACGCCCGTGGCGCCGCGCCTGACGGCCAGCCGGGCCACGGTCACCGGCGCGCCCACCGAAGCCGAGCTGATTGACGGCTGCCTGCGCGGCCGCCAGTTGGCCCAAAAGCTGCTGTATGATAAGTACGCCGGCAAAATGATGGCCGTGTGCTTGCGCTACGCCCAAACCACCTTCGAGGCGGAGGACGTGCTGCAGGAAGGCTTTCTGACGGTGTTTCGCACCCTGGCCAGCTTTCGGCGCGAGTGCCCGCTGGAGTTTTGGATTCGCCGTATTATGGTGAACGCAGCCCTGCGCCAGCATCGCCGCAATGCGTCGTTGGTGGCGGTGAGCGACGGCGAGTACCCCGAAACCCTGGCCAGCGAAGAATTTACCCTGAGCAATTATAATTTCCAGGAGCTGTTGGAGATGGTGCAGGAGCTGGCTCCGCGCTACCGCATGGTCTTCAACCTGTATGCGATAGAAGGATACAACCACAAAGAAATCGGAGAATTATTAGGTATCACGGAGGGCACGAGCAAGTCGCAATATTCCCGGGCCCGGGTCATCTTACAAACTAAACTGGAGCGCCTGGGCACTCCAATCCGCCATGTCAGTTAA
- a CDS encoding IS3 family transposase encodes MKDSPQLVQRRRYDAAFRAEAFRLAGESHSTQAAARPLNISSKLLYKWQKESLTPVVAARGAALDPVTAAELRQLRAANRRRVQELEILKSHRHLLAHTRPMSRYRFIEAQWDHYPVRLLCQLVAVPASGYYAWQQAQQHKAEQQEPAWETALLKAFGMHQRCYGTRRLRVELRRKGYRVGRQRLRTAMRRRGLHALQPKAFTPRTTDFIRGLRCAPNWLLDQPKSAQANQLWVSDITCLPLANGDWAYLSAFQDMASKHVMGWQVGATMPEELVTRALQRAFWSQPAMPGLLVHSDRGGQNCGNAYRQLLHDHEALRSQNRRGDCYDNA; translated from the coding sequence ATGAAAGACAGCCCGCAACTTGTTCAACGCCGCCGTTACGATGCCGCCTTCCGAGCGGAAGCGTTTCGCCTAGCCGGCGAAAGCCACTCCACGCAGGCGGCCGCCCGCCCTTTAAATATCAGCTCGAAGCTGCTCTACAAGTGGCAGAAAGAGTCTCTTACCCCGGTGGTGGCGGCCCGCGGCGCAGCACTCGACCCGGTCACCGCCGCCGAGCTGCGCCAGCTGCGCGCCGCCAACCGGCGGCGGGTGCAGGAGCTGGAAATTTTAAAAAGCCATCGCCATCTTCTCGCACACACCAGACCAATGAGCCGTTACCGTTTCATCGAAGCGCAGTGGGACCACTACCCCGTGCGGCTGCTCTGCCAACTGGTGGCGGTGCCGGCCAGCGGCTACTACGCGTGGCAACAAGCGCAGCAACACAAGGCCGAGCAGCAGGAGCCGGCTTGGGAAACGGCGTTGCTCAAGGCGTTTGGGATGCATCAGCGCTGTTATGGGACGCGTCGGCTGCGCGTCGAACTGCGCCGCAAGGGCTATCGCGTTGGGCGGCAGCGGCTACGAACGGCCATGCGCCGACGGGGCTTGCACGCGCTCCAGCCGAAAGCGTTTACGCCGCGCACGACCGATTTCATCCGCGGGCTGCGTTGCGCGCCGAACTGGCTGCTCGACCAGCCCAAGTCCGCCCAGGCCAACCAGCTCTGGGTGAGCGACATCACGTGCCTGCCGCTGGCCAACGGCGACTGGGCCTACCTGTCCGCCTTTCAAGATATGGCCAGCAAGCACGTAATGGGCTGGCAAGTAGGGGCCACCATGCCCGAAGAATTAGTGACCCGTGCCTTACAACGGGCCTTTTGGTCCCAGCCGGCCATGCCGGGCCTACTCGTGCACTCCGACCGGGGTGGACAGAATTGTGGCAACGCTTACCGGCAACTGCTGCACGACCACGAAGCCCTGCGCTCGCAGAATCGCCGCGGCGATTGCTACGATAATGCCTAA
- a CDS encoding T9SS type A sorting domain-containing protein, translated as MQKQFASFARQLSSDNWKCIIIRTLLLVIIPSFSFSQTSPLTQNFDSKFPTASEWRFISTDGGYFNRTGGTFTEADGTGAYGVQKTNNGNGPTSASTTTLNFSERTFTIGSGALATNKLSFDLANPVATFSDASRIDVYLNINRTGFPTIPQLSITAPSSGPRFFFDSNPILFSSSYNVSKSIEMTSINSYINRIIITLPSSSTAGTRVEVRIVLTAGTGGVRNVLLVDNVTLTSGDASPLPVTLTRFEATPKVQGIAINWATASEKNNDHFDVQRSANGELFQTIGIVRGLGNSSSAHEYLFSDSRPLSCTAYYRLRQVDTDGTSIFSRVVAVQNTMLNDVSVYPNPTSGTVILPTNMGAVHYRILNSTGQAVLFGEAIGNDKLDLTTLPKGTFFLELSNKSDRNIQRLIRQ; from the coding sequence ATGCAAAAACAATTCGCATCCTTTGCACGTCAGCTTAGCTCTGACAACTGGAAATGCATAATAATAAGAACTTTACTCCTTGTTATCATTCCTTCCTTTTCCTTTTCGCAAACCAGCCCTTTGACGCAGAATTTTGACAGCAAATTTCCCACGGCTTCAGAATGGCGGTTTATTTCTACGGACGGTGGATACTTTAATCGAACAGGAGGTACGTTTACAGAGGCAGACGGTACAGGTGCATATGGAGTACAAAAGACTAATAACGGAAACGGCCCTACTTCAGCCTCAACTACAACCCTAAACTTTTCGGAAAGAACCTTTACTATAGGTTCAGGAGCATTAGCCACTAATAAGCTATCCTTCGACTTAGCAAACCCTGTCGCAACTTTCTCAGATGCATCAAGAATAGATGTGTACCTCAATATTAACCGCACTGGGTTTCCAACGATACCACAATTGAGCATAACAGCACCTAGTTCTGGCCCACGATTTTTCTTTGATAGTAACCCAATCTTATTTTCAAGTAGCTACAACGTATCGAAGTCAATAGAAATGACTTCCATTAACTCCTATATTAATCGAATAATTATAACCTTGCCCTCATCTTCAACTGCTGGAACGCGAGTTGAGGTCCGAATAGTACTTACTGCAGGAACTGGGGGAGTAAGGAATGTACTCTTGGTTGACAATGTTACATTAACTTCTGGCGACGCTTCTCCCCTTCCAGTTACATTAACACGCTTCGAAGCCACCCCGAAGGTGCAAGGAATTGCCATTAATTGGGCTACAGCTTCCGAAAAAAACAACGACCATTTCGATGTACAGCGCAGTGCAAATGGCGAATTGTTCCAAACTATTGGAATCGTGCGAGGGCTGGGCAATAGTAGTAGCGCACACGAATATTTATTTTCGGATAGCCGGCCGCTCTCTTGCACAGCTTATTACCGTCTCCGCCAAGTAGACACAGACGGAACAAGCATTTTCTCTCGTGTTGTGGCTGTTCAAAATACCATGCTGAACGATGTAAGCGTGTACCCAAACCCCACCTCTGGCACAGTTATACTTCCAACTAACATGGGCGCTGTACATTACCGTATCCTCAATAGTACAGGCCAAGCTGTGCTTTTTGGTGAAGCAATCGGTAACGACAAGCTTGATTTAACTACGCTTCCCAAAGGAACATTTTTCCTGGAACTGAGCAATAAATCGGACCGTAACATCCAGCGATTAATTCGTCAATAG
- a CDS encoding metal-dependent hydrolase family protein, with translation MLSTTGWCPRKPNCRIALKKGTHFKKLSWSVLLLCFAGALRAQTLPEPATLLRPAAVFDGQAMHAGWAVLVENDKITAAGPAAQVALPAGGRTLDLPDLTLMPGLIEGHSHLLLHPYNETPWNDQVLLEPQALRVARATVHAQRTLLAGFTTARDLGTEGADYADVGLKQAINQGIIPGPRLLVATRALVATGSYGPKLSTDVDVPQGAQEADGVDGIVRAVREQIGKGADLIKVYADYRWGLNSTAQPTFSQEELTLIVQTARSAGRGVVAHASTPEGMRRAILAGVETIEHGDDGTPEIFKLMKQRGVALCPTVAAGDAIAQYRGWKKGQGPVPVRIEQKHQSVQAALKAGVTLAMGGDVGVFPHGDNAREMEQLVKEFGLTPLQVLRQATSGNAQIFHLADRGSIRPGLLADLVAVAGDPTQDVGAVRKVQLVMKGGVLYKQP, from the coding sequence ATGTTGTCGACCACTGGCTGGTGCCCCCGAAAGCCCAACTGCCGCATTGCCCTCAAAAAAGGCACTCACTTTAAGAAATTGAGCTGGAGCGTGCTCTTGCTTTGCTTTGCCGGTGCACTGCGTGCCCAAACCTTGCCCGAGCCCGCTACGCTGCTGCGGCCGGCCGCCGTGTTCGATGGCCAGGCCATGCACGCTGGTTGGGCCGTGCTGGTCGAAAACGATAAGATTACGGCGGCAGGCCCCGCGGCGCAAGTGGCTTTGCCGGCCGGTGGGCGTACCCTCGACCTGCCGGACCTGACCCTGATGCCCGGCCTGATTGAGGGCCATTCGCACCTGTTGCTGCACCCCTACAACGAAACCCCCTGGAACGACCAGGTACTGCTTGAGCCGCAGGCGCTGCGGGTGGCGCGGGCCACGGTGCATGCCCAGCGCACGCTGCTGGCCGGCTTCACCACGGCGCGCGACCTGGGCACCGAGGGCGCCGACTACGCCGATGTGGGGCTAAAGCAGGCCATCAACCAGGGCATCATTCCGGGGCCGCGCCTGCTGGTGGCCACCCGCGCGCTGGTAGCCACGGGCAGCTACGGCCCCAAGCTTTCGACCGACGTCGACGTGCCCCAGGGCGCGCAGGAGGCCGATGGCGTGGATGGCATCGTGCGGGCCGTGCGCGAGCAAATCGGCAAGGGCGCCGACCTTATCAAGGTGTACGCCGACTACCGCTGGGGCCTGAACAGCACGGCCCAGCCCACGTTTTCGCAGGAAGAGCTGACGTTAATCGTGCAAACGGCGCGCTCGGCGGGCCGCGGCGTGGTGGCCCACGCCAGCACGCCCGAAGGCATGCGGCGCGCCATCCTGGCCGGCGTCGAAACCATTGAGCACGGCGACGATGGCACCCCCGAAATCTTTAAGCTGATGAAGCAGCGCGGCGTGGCGCTGTGCCCCACCGTGGCCGCTGGCGATGCCATTGCCCAGTACCGGGGCTGGAAGAAAGGGCAGGGCCCCGTGCCGGTTCGCATCGAGCAGAAGCACCAGAGCGTGCAAGCGGCCCTCAAAGCTGGCGTAACGCTGGCTATGGGTGGCGACGTGGGCGTATTCCCCCACGGCGACAACGCCCGGGAGATGGAGCAGCTGGTGAAGGAATTCGGCCTCACGCCGCTGCAAGTGCTGCGCCAGGCCACCAGTGGCAACGCCCAGATTTTTCACCTCGCTGACCGCGGCAGCATCCGCCCCGGCCTGCTGGCCGACCTGGTGGCCGTGGCCGGCGACCCCACCCAGGACGTGGGCGCCGTGCGCAAAGTGCAGCTGGTGATGAAAGGCGGTGTGCTCTACAAACAGCCGTGA
- a CDS encoding shikimate dehydrogenase family protein, whose translation MRQFGLIGRTLSHSFSQTFFTQKFYSLGLAEHQYDLFELATIGELPGLLAAHPHLVGLNVTVPYKETVVPYLDDLAPSASRVGAVNVIERTAASRLVGHNTDYIGFRNSLRAFFPHRGEAARALVLGAGGAAKAVEVALQELGIPYWTVTRDPLGPGLTYDDITPQLLAAHPLVVNATPVGTFPNVDQCPRLPYEALTERHYLYDLVYNPMETLFMTKGKEAGAQVKNGFEMLCMQAEAAWDIWNAQPPKGS comes from the coding sequence ATGCGTCAGTTTGGGCTTATTGGCCGCACCCTTAGTCACTCCTTTTCGCAGACGTTCTTCACCCAAAAGTTCTATTCGCTGGGGCTGGCCGAGCATCAGTACGACCTGTTTGAGCTGGCCACGATTGGCGAGCTGCCGGGCCTGCTGGCGGCCCACCCCCACTTGGTGGGCCTGAACGTGACCGTTCCGTACAAAGAAACCGTGGTGCCGTACCTCGACGACCTGGCCCCGTCGGCCAGCCGCGTGGGCGCTGTGAACGTGATTGAGCGCACCGCCGCCAGCCGCCTAGTGGGCCACAACACCGATTACATCGGCTTTCGCAACTCGCTGCGCGCTTTCTTTCCGCACCGAGGCGAGGCAGCGCGCGCACTGGTGCTGGGCGCCGGCGGGGCCGCCAAGGCGGTGGAAGTAGCCCTGCAGGAGCTGGGCATTCCGTATTGGACCGTGACCCGCGACCCGCTGGGTCCCGGCCTAACGTACGACGACATCACCCCACAGCTGCTGGCCGCCCACCCCCTCGTGGTGAATGCCACGCCGGTGGGTACGTTTCCGAACGTGGACCAGTGCCCCCGCCTGCCCTACGAGGCGCTCACCGAGCGCCATTACCTCTACGACCTGGTGTACAACCCCATGGAAACGCTGTTTATGACCAAGGGCAAGGAAGCCGGCGCCCAGGTGAAGAACGGGTTTGAAATGCTGTGCATGCAGGCCGAAGCTGCCTGGGATATCTGGAATGCCCAGCCCCCGAAAGGAAGCTGA